Sequence from the Halobacteria archaeon AArc-dxtr1 genome:
CCCGGTAGTGAGCGCGATTCACCGGTCGAGCGGAGCGAGACCGGCTTTTTGGCATCAACGGGTTTTGCCGGGGGTTGAGGCTGGCGCCAAAGGCGCCAGCCGATGCCCCCGGTAAAAGAGGTTGCTGCACTGGCCGGTGGCCCGTGGTTTGGATGCAGCCGTACAGCCGGTTCTCTAACACCTGAATCGGCCCTGCTATTCGGGGTCGGCACTCGTTTGGTCGCGCGAAGCGCGGCGAGTTTTCCGACCGAACTTACAACCCGGCGACGTCTTCGATCGCGTCGGTCAACTCTTTGATCGACTCGACGTCGTGTTCGCCCATGTGGCCGATACGGAACGTCTCCTCGCCGAGTTGCGAGCCGTAGCCGTTCGAGAAGACCATGTCGTACTCCTCGCTGACGGCGTCGATCGTCTCGGCGACGTCGATTCCCTGCGTGTTCTCGATGCAGGCGACCGTCTGGGACTCGTAGCCTTCCTCGGGGAACATCGCGAAGTGCTCGTCGGCCCACTCGTGGACGTATGCCATCATCTCCCGGTGGCGCTCGTCGCGGGCCTCGTGGCTCTCTTCTAACATGTGTTTCATCTGCTTGCGGTAGGCGAGCATGATCGGGATCGCAGGCGTGGAGTGGGTCTGGCCCTTCCGGTCGTAGTAGTCGAGACAGCGCTGGAAGCCGCCGTACCACGACGCGGAGTCGGTCTCCAGTTCGCGGTCGTAGGCCTCATCGCTGACGACGCAGACGGCGAGGCCGGGCGGCATGGCGAATGCCTTCTGGGTCGACGTGAAGATGACGTCGATGTTGTGCTCGTCGATGTCGACGTAATCTCCGCCCAGCGCGGAGACCGCGTCGACGACGAAGTAGGTGTCCGGATACTCGGCGACGACGTCACCGATCTCTTCGATCGGATTCCGGACGCCGGTGGAGCTTTCGTTCATCACGGTCGCGACCACGTCGTAGTCGGTGTCGCTTTCCTCGAGTTCTGCGCGGATGTCTTCGGGCTTGATCGCCTGGCCCCACTCGTACTCGAGGCGGTCGACGGTTTTGCCGAGGCGTTCGGCGACGTTGGCGTGGCGCTCGCTGAAGCTGCCACAGGTCGGCACGAGGATGTTCTCGTCGACGAGGTTGAGCGTCGATGCCTCCCAGAACTCCGTTCCCGACCCCGTGAGGATGATCACGTCGTTGTCGGTACCGAGGAACTCCTTCGTATCCTCGACGATGGTCGTGTAGAGGTCAGTCATCCGGTCCATCCGGTGGCCGAACATCGGCTGGCTCATCTCCGCGATGACGTCCTCGCGTACCTCCGTCGGACCCGGAATGTACAGCGTCTGCTCGGGGTAGTCGTCTCTGTATTCGCGTTTTTCGGTCACGGAAACCACCTGATACCGGTCACTGGGTGGCGAGACGGTATGGTACTTTTGATGCCCGTATCGGCCCGGTGGTCGGCCCGCTGATTCCAGCGGTGTTGCAACTCCGATCTGGTGTTTGTCTCAAAGAAGACAGTCCAAAAACCGCTTTGAATCCGTTATTCGAGTTGGATGTCGCCCTGCATCTGGCCGTGCGGGTAGCAACGGTAGTAGGCCATGTCGCTGCTGGCCTCGAACTCGAGGAAGTCACCGTCGTCGTCGGGGTCCGTAATGACCTCTTCTTCGTCGCCGTACAGGTAGTAGTCGTCGACGAGGTCTTCGTTCTCGTCCCAGATGATGACGTTGTGGCCGCTGCCGTCTCCCTGCGTCCAGCCGATCTCGTAGGTTTCACCCTCCTCTAAGACCAGCGTTGGGTTCGTCTCGCCAGCGATCGATTCGGGCTCGAGGCCCTCCCAGCCGCTGGTGATCCCTTCGAGCAGGATCTGCTCTCCGGGCTCGATCGCTTCGGCCTCGTCGCCGTTGTCGTCGTCGCCGTTACCGTCGTCGTCGCCGTTGTCGTCACCACAGCCCGCAACGAGGGCGGTCGCCGCCGTCGCGCCCGTAACCTTCATAACGGTTCGTCGTGAGAACGTACTCTCTCGTGCCATCACGTTACGCTTCGTACTGCATACATAAAAACCAATTCCCTCTCTCGTGGCAGAGTTACGTGTTCACATACCACTCTTCCTTCGGATCTTTTCAAAATGGCTTGCTACTTCGAAACAAATACCGTGGACAATAGCGCCCTCACCGAGATCCGTCGCTCGCTCGCTCACTCGTCGTCGAGTGATCGCCGATCGACAGTTGCAGGAACGCCGGCACTGCCACGATCGCGATCGCGATTTCGAGGCCACCGACGACGAGGAAGGCGAGGCCGTAGCCGTAGGTGCTCGCGACGGTTCCACCGATCAGGAAGCCCCCGAGAAATCCCAGGCTTCCCGCGAGGTTGAACCCACCCATCGCCACCCCACGCTCGCTGTCGGCCGCCAGGTCGGTCACCAGTGCCATCGTCGCAGGCGAGACCAGCGCTCCCAGTACGCCGACAGCGACCATCGCGGCTGCAGCCAGCGCGACGGTCGGCGCGGCGCCGACAGCGAGGATGCCGCCGCCGTAGCAGACTGAGCCGATGACGATCGGGACCGTCCGACCGACTCGATCCGAGAGCGCACCCATGGGGTACTGGAGGAGGGCAAAGGGGGCGAAAAAGCACGCCAGCAACAGCCCCGTCGTGGCCGGATCGAGGCCGAACGTGTCCTGGAAATATAACGTCCCGACGAGAGCAAAAAAGCCCGCAGTGAGCCGGTCGACGAAGCCAAAGGCGTAGGGGATCGAGAGGGCAGGGCGCCGTCTGACGCCGCGCAACACCGCCCGGGCGGTCCCGCGACTCTCGGGTGCTCGGTCGGGTACCAGCGCCACCAGCGCGCCGATGGCAACGAGCAGCCCCGCGGCGACAATCAGGGGTGCGATGGGGTCGACCTCGGTCAGCTGGCCGCCCATCGGTGCGCCGAGGGCTGCCCCGAGCCCGATCGCGATCCCTGCTGCACCCATATTCCGACCGTGTCCTCCCTCTAGATCCATCAGCATCGTAATCGTCAGGGAAAATGCGCCGATCGTCATTGCCCCCTGGAAGAACCGTAGCACGAGCACACCTTCGAAGGGAATCGTCCCGATCGCGGGAACTGCCGCCAGCGCGAGATAGCCCGCCGCACCCGCCAGCGCACCGCCGACGATGAACGGCGTCCGCCGACCCACCGCGTCGCTGGCGAGTCCCCAGAGGCCGACGACGGCGACGTAGCCGGCGAACTCGGCGACCAGGAACCACATGCTCGCATCGAGTGCGGTCGCCGCCAGCGACGCGCCCGCCTCAACGTCCGCCCCGAGCACGTCGACCAGCGTCGCGACGCCCGGATAGAGTAGCAACTGCGAGAACAGCACGGAGAAGACCACCGCCGCGAGGATGATTCGGTCTCGCGCGTTCGTGTTCACGCGCCGTCGGTACGGTCCCCGACCCTTTAGGGATTCCAATTTCACCGTCGTCGATTCTGGATCGATGGTCCGGTCGTCGTCGATTCTGAACCAATAGTCCACTTGCGGGCTCGATACCGCCGAGAAGATTGTGTTCGGGGCGTTCGAGTCGGTGTTTGGGTTGTCGTGACATGACGTGCGGAATTTGCCGTTACTGCCACGCATAAGACCTCGTAGGAGTATGCGTACTAAACATGAACGACGACGCGAGCGACGGGACCGACGCGGCCGAGTCGCGGTGTCGATTCGGCACGCGCAGCGTACACGCCGGACAGTCACCCGACCCCGAGACGGGTGCGATGGCTCCTGCGATCTACCAGACAACCTCCTACGCCTTCGACGATGCCGATACCGCAGCCGACCTCTACGCTCTGGAGCGCGAGGGGCACATCTACTCACGGATCTCGAATCCGACGGTCCGGACCCTCGAGGACCGACTCGCCTCGCTCGCGGGCGCCTCGGGCGCCGTCGCGACCGCCGCCGGGATGGGCGCGCTCGACTCCATCGTCCTCGTCCTGGCCGAAGCCGGCGACAACGTCGTCGTCTCGACGGATACCTACGGCGGCTCTACTGCCTACTTCTCGAAGACCGCCTCCCGACGCGACATCGAGGCCCGGTTCGTCCCGACACTCGAGTACGACGCCTACGAGGAGGCGATCGACGAGGACACCGCCTTCGTCCACGTCGAGACGATCGGAAACCCCTCGCTGGTCACGCCCGACTTCGACCGCCTCGCGGAGATTGCCCACGAGAACGGCGTTCCCCTCGTCGTGGACAACACGTTCGCGACGCCCGCGCTGTGTCGCCCGCTAGAACACGGCGCCGACGTCGTCTGGGAGTCGACGACGAAGTGGCTCCACGGCTCCGGGACGACCGTCGGCGGGGTCGTCTTAGATGGCGGGGAGTTCCCATGGGGTGAACACGGCTACGACGAAATCGCCGGCCAGAACCACGCCTACCACGACGTCGACTTCTCGCGTGACTTCGCCGACGCGCCACTGGCCGCGGCCGTCCGATACCGGTCCGTCCGTAGTCTCGGCAACCAGCAGTCACCGTTCGACGCCTGGCAGACCCTCCAGGGGCTCGAAACGCTGCCCCTGCGGATGGAGAAACACTGCGAGAACGCCGCCATCGTCGCTGACTACCTCGCGAATCATGAGGACGTTGCCTGGGTTACGCACCCGGGACTCGAAGAGCACCCGACCCACGAAACCGCCTCCCGCTATCTCGCAGACTACGGCGGCATGATCGCGTTCGGTCTGGAAGGTGGCTACGAGGCCGGCAAGCGCTTCTGTGAGTCCGTCGAGGTCGCCCAGTTTCTCGCCAACATCGGCGACGCGAAGACGCTCGTCATCCACCCCGCGAGTACCACCCACGGCCAGCTTACCCCCGAGGAACAGGAGGAAGCCGGCGTCACGGCTGATCTGATCCGGCTCTCGGTCGGCATCGAGGATCCTGCCGACATCCTCGCGGATCTCGAGCAGGCGATCGAGGCGGCGTCGTAGTTGCACTTGCCGACGCACTCGCCGTCGCCGTCCTCGGCGACCGACTCACCACCACGGTTCGAGGAGGTCCTGCGAGCTGTTTGCCGCGAGGAGCCCGCCGACGACGAGCACCGCGAGCGCCGCCGTCAGCGGGGTGAACAGCCCGACCACCGCGACCGGGATCGCAATCGCGTTGAACGCGAGGGCCAGCCGGGTGTTCCGGACGAGTCGCCGACGGGCGGCGTCCGCGAGGTCGAACGCCGTCTCCACCGCGGCGAGGTCGTCATCGGCGATCACGAGATCTGCCGCGTCGGCCGCGAGCGCGGTTGCGCTTCCGAGCGAGATGCCGAGATCCGCCGCGGCCAGCGCCGGGGCGTCGTTGGTCCCGTCGCCGACCATCGCGACCCGTCGGTTCGCGCTGAGTCGCTCGATCGCGGCCGTCTTCCCGGCGGGCGGGACCGAAGTGAACGCGTGGCTCACCACCGGGTGGCGGGCGAAGCGCTCGGTGGCCGCCTCGTCGTCGCCGGTCAGCACCACGACGTCGATCCCCCGCTCGCCCAGCCGCTCCAGGCTCTCCGCCCAGCCCGCTCGCGGCTCGTCGCCAACGACGATCACGCCCGCCGCAGTCCCGTCGCGACCGACGACGACGGGCAGTTGTCCGGCCTTGCGGGCCGCGGCCGCCTGCCCTCGGACATCCGCAGGTACCGTCCACCCCCGCTCGTCGAAGAGTGACGCCGCGCCGACCAGGACCGTCGAGCCGTCGACGATACCCTCGACGCCCGTTGCGAAACTCCGAAACTCGCTCACCGAGCCGGCATACTCGCGGGGTTCGCCGCCGTCCGTTCGGAACTCCTCGTCGTCGGCAGCGAACGCGGCCGCGATGGCCTTCGCAGCGGGGTGGGCCGCCCGGCGCTCGAGTGCCCCAGCCTCTCGCAGCAGGGCCGCGGGCGCGTCGGCTTCGAGCACCTCCATCGTCCCCGTAGTTAGGGTTCCGGTCTTGTCGAATACCACGACGTCGACCGCACGCAGGCGCCTGAAGACGGTCTCGTCGAAGACGACGACGCCGTGCTTGAGCGCGCTTTCGAGACTCGTCGCGACCGACAGCGGTGTCGCCAGCCCGATCGCCCACGGGCAGCCCACGAGAAGTGCCGTCCCGAGCACCGCAACGGTGCCGATCGGTCCGGCACCGAGGGCGAGCGCCGCCGCGCCGGCGAGAAGCGCGGCGCCGACGACGACCGGAACGAGCCGCGCGGCGACCGCATCAGCGCGGCGCCTGACGCCGTGGTCGGCGCTCTGAAGTCGCCAGACGGCGTCTCGGAGTCGGTCGAGACTGCTCGTCGCCTCTTCTCCGGTACGGACGACGGCGGCGCCGCCGACGACGATCGCGCCGCCGACGAGTTCGTCGCCCGCTCGCTTCTCGACCGGGAGGGACTCGCCCGTGACGACCGCCTCCTCGACCGTACACCGTCCCTCGTCGAGCCGGCCATCGACCGGGATCCGCTCGCCACGGCGGACGAGCACCCGATCGCCCGGTGACACCGCCTCGACCGGGACCTCGGCCGTCGTCCCGTCCGGCTCGTAGACGCGCGCGCTGTCGACCTGTGAGACGGTGAGGTCCGTGAGTCGACCCAGAGCCCGCCGCTTGACAGCCGCCTCGTAGAACATCGCGCCGGTCACGGTGGCGGCGACGACTACCGTCAGGTCGAAGTAGACGTCCGTCCGGCCGGCCAGCACGGCGATCGTGCTGTAGGCGAAGGCAGTGACCACCGTGATCGAGACGAGCAGGTCCACGTTCGGACGGCGCATCTTCAGCCCAACGTAGGCGCCCCGCAGCACCGGCATACCGGTGAAAAACAACACCACGGCGGTCACGACGAAGTAGACACGAAGGAAGAACAGTCCGCTCTCCCCCTCCGTCCCGAACGCGGCCTCGAACGGATCCAGGGCAGCGATATCGACGAGGGCGGCAAGCTGGGAAGGGTACACCAACGTGACGTACGGGACGAGCAGGAACGTGCCAAAGAGCACCCCGGCGGCGTAGCGCATCCCGAGGGTCTCGTCGGTCCGTCGCTTTCGCACCCCCGACACCTCGCGCGCCCGGTTCGTGGCTCCCCCGCCGCCCGAGGAGTCTCTGCTCGCCCGCTTCCGGAGGTACGCCGTGTACCCCAGCGTGCTCAGCGCGTCGCGCAGCTCCCTCGGCGAGACTTGGTCGGGATCGTGTTCGATCCGGATCGTCTCCGAGACGTAACTCGCCTCGGCATCGGCGACGCCCGAGATCGCCGCGGCGACCGCCTCCAGGAACGCCTCGCACGTCGGGGAGTGCATCCCGTCGATTCGAAGGTACGTGGTTTCCGGCTTGTCGGTTGACTGTTCGTTGCGACCGCCCCCGGAGGCGTGCACGGTCTTGGGGCTTCTCGCATCGCTCGCGTCCCCGGTAGCAGGGTCGGCGAGTGCATCGTCGACGTCCCGACACCCACTGCTACAGTAGCCGCCGTCGACGGGGTCGGTCGGGATCGGTCGGCCACAGAGGACACACCGGCTGCGGTCTACGGGATCGGTAGACAGCGTCGATCACCACCGACGCTCGATCTCCCGTCGCTTCCACGGAATCTCGCGGGCGCGATCGGTGGTGTGGGTGCCGTCGGCGAACCGGCCGGACGCTGCTCCGTCTTTCACCGAGCGAGACTCGGTCGATCCCGGCAGTCGGGACTCCATCGGCGAAAATTCGGGGTCGACGACAATAAACGCCGCCCCGAATGCCTGCTCCCGACGCCTGCCGGGGAGCGGTCGAAGAGAGCGAATCTTGCCGTAACTGTGGGTTATTAGTCCACTCGAGAATATGCATGTCATACATGAATTGGGACGGAACGTCAGCGCCGGGGTGTGGGCCGAGCGCGCGCTTTGTGCCCCCGATGGTACGGAGGTGGGCGCTGTGACGACCCGAAACACCGTCGACCTCGGCCACTTTCAGTTCCTCTGTGGCGAGTCGATCCCAACTCTCGAGGTCGCTTACGAGACCTACGGCGAGTTCACGGGCGACAACGCCGTCTTGCTCTGTCACGCGCTCACCGGGAGCGCCCACGCGGCTCGCCGCCCCGACGCTGGCGGCGAGACTGCGGGCCAGGCCCGCGCCTGGTGGGGTGACCTCGTCGGGCCCGGGAAGGCGATCGACACCACCGAGTACTTCGTCGTCTGTGCGAACGCGCCGGGCTCGTGTTACGGCACGACTGGTCCGTCGAGCACGAACCCCGAAACAGGCGAGCCCTACGGGACCGACTTCCCGCCGGTCACCGTCGGCGACTGGACGCGCTCGCAGCGGCTCCTCCTCGACGAACTCGGCGTCGGCCGTCTCCACGCCGTCGTCGGCGGTAGCGTCGGCGGCATGAACGTCTTAGATTGGCTCCGGCGGTATCCCGACGACGTCGACCGCGCTGCCGCTGTCGCCGCGGCCGCCCGCCTCGACGCTCAGTGTCTCGCTCTTGACACCGTCGCCCGGCGGGCGATCACGTCCGATCCGAACTGGAACGGCGGCCACTACTACGGCTCGTCGGACGAGTCCGATGGTGGTTCCGGGCCCGAAGCCGGCCTCGCCCGCGCCCGCCAGATCGGCCACATTATGTACCTCTCGAAGGCGTCGATGACCCGCAAGTTCGGCCGCCGGTCGGCCGGCCGGGAAGCCGGTCGGTCGTCGCCGCCGGACGACGCGGCCGCTTTCTTCCCGTATCGGGAGGTCGAGTCCTACCTCGACTATCAGGCCGAGAAGTTCACCGACCGCTTCGACGCCAACAGCTACCTCTACATGACCCGTGCGATGGACGACTTCGACCTCTCGGCGGGCTACGAGTCAGACGCCGACGCGCTCGCGGCCTTCGAGGGCGAACTACTCGCCATCTCCTTTACCGGCGACTGGCACTTCACCGTCGAGCAGTCAGAGCACCTCGCGGAAGCCTGCCGCGAGGCCGGCGTCGACGTCGCCCACCACGTGATCGACTCCGACCACGGCCACGACGCCTTCCTCGTCGAACCGGAGAAGGTCGGGCCGCCGCTGTCGGCGCTGCTCGCCGACGGTCTCGAGGGCCGGTCGATCACCGATACCGTCGAGGACGAGATCGAATCGAGTTCGTTCGCGCCGGTGCACACGAGTCTGTTCTCGGAGTGACTGTTCGTCACCCCTCTCAAACAGTACAGTATGCTTCAACACCTCAGTTCTAATGTAAAACATATGTATGAAATACTTTACCGAAAAGAATAAAACACACCTCTTTGACGTATCAGTGATGCCTGAAAGCACTCAGCGCGGACAACAGGGGGAATCACAGGTTCAACGGTACGACGAGAGACAAGTAGAACAACAGCGCTCGTTGCCAGTTAAGCAGGGGGCCGCCTTCGGGGCAGTTGCAGCGGTTGCAACGTATTTAGCACATCTGCTCTTGACGATTGTTGCGACGGCACAGGCGTCACCTACACCCGATTCCGACGGCAATCCCGTCAGCCTGGTCGCTTCCTGGGAGGCTGCCGGCTGGAGTTATCTCTCGACGTTCGGTGTTGGGTTCGGGGCCGACGGCGAGACCGCGACGGTTGGTGATGCGCCCAACCACGCCGCAGCGTTCGCTGCGCCACCTATTTCGTTGGGTACGCTGGTCCTGTTCACCGTCTCGGTCGGCGCGATAGTCGCAGCCGGCTACGCGATCGCGAAGTACAGCGACCCCGACGATTCCGTCGAGGCAGTAAAGGCCGGTCTGACGACCGTCCCGGCGTATCTTGTCTTCGCCATCGTTATCGCCGTCGTGATGACTCACACGTACGAGGACGTGCTTGCGGCCGGACTCGTCGACAGCGTCGCGGGCCTCGACGCTGCCGATTACGAGGAAGGAGATACGGTCTCGTTCGGTGCTTCGACCACGAGTGCAGCACTCTACGCCGGCCTGCTGTTCCCGGCCGTGTTCGCGGTTGCAGGCGCACTCCTCACTGAGTGGCGAGACGCCCGTGATCGTGTTCTCGCGAAAGTAGCCTAATTGGGATCGAACGGATACCGACGCAGCCTCGCAGTCGCGATCTTTTGGTACTGTGCCGAACGCCTCACGGAGCGGCTGGCTCGAGCACGTCGTCTTCGACCAGTAGTTCCCGTACCTCGGCCATCGACGTCGCGACGACGTCACACTCGGGCTCGACTGCCGGCTTGGGCTCGAATCCGATCGCGAGGCCAGCGACCTCGAGCATCGGCAGGTCGTTGGCACCGTCGCCGATCGCGACGGTCTCTGCGAGATCGACGCCGACGTCGTCGGCGAGGTCCGCGAGCGCGTCGTCTTTGGTCCCCTCGATCAGCGGTCCCTCGGTGTCGCCGGTGAGTTCGGTTTCGCCGTCGTCCATCACCAGCCGATTCGCGACGATGTGGTCGACGGTGACGCCCTCACGCTCGAGGGCCGCTGCCACGCCCCGTTCGAACCCACCGGTGAGAATCGCCGTCGTGACGCCGGCGTCGTTCAGCTCCGCGATCAGGTCGGCCGCCCCCTTTCGGAGCCGAACCTCGTCGAATGCGGCTGCGGCCTCCTTCGCGTCGAGCCCGGAGAGCAACGCGACGCGCTCGTAGAGGCTCTCGGCGTAGCCGATCTCGTCGTTCATCGCACGCTCTGTGATCGCGGCCATCTCGTCGGCGGCGTCACAGCGGTCGCCGAGCAGTACGGTCATCTCGGAGTCAGAAAGCGTCCCGTCGAAGTCGAAGGCGACGACTGTCATCGCCCGGGGGTTGTTCCGGGGAGAATAAACCAGTTCATGTTTTGCTTCGCGGACCCAGAGACCGACGGCTGCGCTACGACTGCTCGTCGGTCTCAGCTCGCGCGTTCTCGTCGTCGTCGCCTCCCTCGTCGAACCGGTACCGTTGCTCAACGTCCGAATCGATGCCCGGGGGACGTTCGTCTTCGTCTGGCGGCCGCTTGTCTTCGTCCGGGAGTTGTTCGCCACCCTCCTCGTCGGCGAGATACGAAATTTCGCGCTGGGGGAACGGAATCGTGATCCCCGCCTCGGCGAATCGGTCGTAGACGCCGCGGTTTAGCTGGTTGACCGCCTGCTTCTCCGTGAGTGGGTGAGAGATGTACGCCCGAACTTCGAACACCAGCGCGGAGTCGCCGAACTCGTCGAACAGGACCCGTGGTTTCGGCGACTCGCGGATCAGGGGTGCGTCTGCACAGACCTCGAGGACAATCTCCTCAACCCGTCGGTAGTCCGTGCCGTAGGCCGCCGTCAGCGGAACCCGTATCCGAACGTGGCGCTGTGGCGACGTTTCGTTGACGACCTGCGAGGAGTTCAACACCGCGTTCGGCACCGAGATGAGCCGATTGTCGGTCGTCAACACCGTCGTGCTCCGGATGCCGACGTCGGTCACCGTCCCGCGCTGATCGTCTTCGACCTGGATCACGTCACCGACTTTGTACGTGTTGTCGACGTACAGCGAGACGCCCCCGATCAGGTTCGAGATGGCGTCCTGGGCGGCGAAGCCGATGACGATTCCGAGCACGCCGGCCGACGCCAGAAACGGCGTGAGTTCGATCTCCCAGACGGAGATCAACACCAGTCCGGCAGCGAGCGAGACGCCGATCGTCCACGCGTTCTTGAAAATCGGCGCGAACTCGTAGGTTCGGTCAGCAGCCTGTGCGACCTCGATCCAGCGGTTGCCAATGCGAACCGCAGTCCGGGCCCACAGCACCGTCAGCGCTGTGACGACGAGGCCGACCACGACGAACCCTGTCCCGACGAGATCGAGGACAGCCAGACTGAGATAGATCCCGAGTAGCCCGATCGAGACCGAAATTGGCGTGTGGATCTCCTCGAAGATGGCTCGCCGAAACGACGTCGACCCCGTTTCGTTGTGTGCCAGCCATCGCTTACTCGCCCAGTAGACGAGTTTCGCGAGCAGGTACGACCCCGCGAGCAACAGCGGGACGAGCAGCCACGGCTCCTGGACCACCCATTCCACCAGCTCCGACACCGCCGATTCGAGCGCGAGGTGGCCCACGTCCATACGCCTCTCCGGTTGTCGGTCGTCTCTTATAGGTTTGATCGAACTGCCGTCCGCGCCGTCGACCGGAACTGAATCTGCGCCGTCGACCGGAATCGCCATTCGAACCGTCGACCGAAACCGAATTCGCGTTGTCGATCGAAATCGCCGTCCGTAACCCTGATTCGGCTCCCCCGCCCAGTTCCGGCGATGACAGCGCGACCAGAGCCGGGTGGAGCGTCGTGACCGGTGCCACCGAAGCCGTCGCGCTCGCGTTGCTCACCGCCATCTTCTGGGGCCTCTCGCCGATATTCGACAAGCGCGGGATGGCCGCTGGCGGAGACCCCGTCCAGGCGTCGCTCGTCGTGGTCATCGTCGACTCCTCGCTGTACTGGCTCGCCCTCGCGGTCCTCTACGGCGGGACCACGTTCGACGGGATCACGACGGGAGCGCTCACCGTCTTCGTCTTCGCCGGCGTGATCGGCACCGCACTCGGCCGGATCGCGATCTTCGTCGGCGTCCACAAGGTGGGCGCGAGCCTCAACAGCGCGATCATGAGCACACGGCCGCTGTTCGCGACGCTGCTCGCACTGGCGTTCCTCGGCGAACCCCTCGGCCCGGTCACGGCCGCCGGCATCGTCGTCCTCGTCGCCGGTCTCTGCGTGCTGACGCTCTCCCGTGGTGGTGACCTCGCGGGCTGGGAGCCCCGCGACCTGCTGTGGCCGCTGGCTGCCGCCGCCACCTTCGCGGTCGCGAACGTCGCCCGCCGGTACGGGATGGTCGAGTTCGACATCTCGGCCCTGCAGGCCGTCGCAATAAACGAGACGGCCGGACTCGTCGCACTCGGCGCCTTCGCCCTCGCGACCCGACGCCGGCGAATTCTCACGAGTCCCCGCGAGAGCTACCGGTACTTCGCTGTGGCTGGCCTGCTCACCGCCGTCGCGATGCTCTCGCTGATGGCCGCACTGGGGCTCGAAGGTGGCCGCATCGCCGTCGTCGATCCGCTGGTGGCGACCGCCCCTTTCTTTACGCTCGTCTTCGCCGCCGTCTTCCTGCGCGATCTCGAGCGCGTCACGCGGGGCGTGATCGCCGGCGCTGCGTTGATCGTCGCCGGAGCCGTCCTGATCACCATCTGACCCTCCCCTCTTCTGGTCCGTCTCTCCCCGAACCGGGTTCGTGGAGGTGATTCCAGCCACGCCGCTTGCACCCTACTGCGGTACGTTTTCCCACTCATGACTACAACGGAAGGGTTTACCCGCTCCGGACAAGTGTCTCGCTCATGAAGGTCCTGGTCACGGATCCGATCGCAGACGCCGGCCTCGCGGTGCTCGAAGACGCCGGCTACGAGGTCGAGACGGGGTACGAACTCGAGGGCGAGGCGCTCCTCGAGGCGGTCGCCGACGCCGACGGGCTGATCGTCCGCTCTGGTACGGAGGTCACCCGCGACGTGCTCGAGGCTGCCGAGGAACTTGCTATCGTCGGCCGCGCCGGCATCGGCGTCGACAACATCGACATCGACGCTGCTACTGACGAGGGTGTCATCGTCGCCAACGCCCCCGAGGGTAACGTCCGCGCGGCCGCCGAACACACCGTCGCGATGACGTTCGCGACCGCACGCTCGGTCCCGCAGGCCCACGGTCGCCTCAAAGCTGGCGAGTGGGCGAAAGGCGACTACCTCGGCACCGAACTCAACGGCAAGACGCTCGGCGTCGTCGGCCTCGGCCGCGTCGGCCAGGAGGTCGCCAAGAAGCTCGACTCGCTCGGTATGGATATCGTCGCCTACGATCCCTACATTCCCGAGGAACGTGCTGACCGCATCGGCGCCGAACTCGTCTCTCTCGAGACCTGTCTCGAGCGCGGTGACTTCGTCACCATCCACACGCCGTTGACCGCCGAAACCGAGGGGCTGATCGGCCCCGACGAGCTCGACCTGATTGGGAACGGCTACCTGGTCAACGTCGGTCGCGGTGGTATCATCCAGGAGGACGCCCTAGCTGAGAAGGTCGC
This genomic interval carries:
- the metX gene encoding homoserine O-acetyltransferase — encoded protein: MGAVTTRNTVDLGHFQFLCGESIPTLEVAYETYGEFTGDNAVLLCHALTGSAHAARRPDAGGETAGQARAWWGDLVGPGKAIDTTEYFVVCANAPGSCYGTTGPSSTNPETGEPYGTDFPPVTVGDWTRSQRLLLDELGVGRLHAVVGGSVGGMNVLDWLRRYPDDVDRAAAVAAAARLDAQCLALDTVARRAITSDPNWNGGHYYGSSDESDGGSGPEAGLARARQIGHIMYLSKASMTRKFGRRSAGREAGRSSPPDDAAAFFPYREVESYLDYQAEKFTDRFDANSYLYMTRAMDDFDLSAGYESDADALAAFEGELLAISFTGDWHFTVEQSEHLAEACREAGVDVAHHVIDSDHGHDAFLVEPEKVGPPLSALLADGLEGRSITDTVEDEIESSSFAPVHTSLFSE
- the serB gene encoding phosphoserine phosphatase SerB → MTVVAFDFDGTLSDSEMTVLLGDRCDAADEMAAITERAMNDEIGYAESLYERVALLSGLDAKEAAAAFDEVRLRKGAADLIAELNDAGVTTAILTGGFERGVAAALEREGVTVDHIVANRLVMDDGETELTGDTEGPLIEGTKDDALADLADDVGVDLAETVAIGDGANDLPMLEVAGLAIGFEPKPAVEPECDVVATSMAEVRELLVEDDVLEPAAP
- a CDS encoding mechanosensitive ion channel; protein product: MDVGHLALESAVSELVEWVVQEPWLLVPLLLAGSYLLAKLVYWASKRWLAHNETGSTSFRRAIFEEIHTPISVSIGLLGIYLSLAVLDLVGTGFVVVGLVVTALTVLWARTAVRIGNRWIEVAQAADRTYEFAPIFKNAWTIGVSLAAGLVLISVWEIELTPFLASAGVLGIVIGFAAQDAISNLIGGVSLYVDNTYKVGDVIQVEDDQRGTVTDVGIRSTTVLTTDNRLISVPNAVLNSSQVVNETSPQRHVRIRVPLTAAYGTDYRRVEEIVLEVCADAPLIRESPKPRVLFDEFGDSALVFEVRAYISHPLTEKQAVNQLNRGVYDRFAEAGITIPFPQREISYLADEEGGEQLPDEDKRPPDEDERPPGIDSDVEQRYRFDEGGDDDENARAETDEQS
- a CDS encoding DMT family transporter, with product MTGATEAVALALLTAIFWGLSPIFDKRGMAAGGDPVQASLVVVIVDSSLYWLALAVLYGGTTFDGITTGALTVFVFAGVIGTALGRIAIFVGVHKVGASLNSAIMSTRPLFATLLALAFLGEPLGPVTAAGIVVLVAGLCVLTLSRGGDLAGWEPRDLLWPLAAAATFAVANVARRYGMVEFDISALQAVAINETAGLVALGAFALATRRRRILTSPRESYRYFAVAGLLTAVAMLSLMAALGLEGGRIAVVDPLVATAPFFTLVFAAVFLRDLERVTRGVIAGAALIVAGAVLITI